The Salegentibacter mishustinae genome includes a window with the following:
- a CDS encoding RteC domain-containing protein, translating to MQKLVDREDFEDSQSEIDFFKNIKPYPMSYLIYFTEVRSCELLLPKAGNSHKVRFLKKEIKKINKFFSTNNGFVHYMEQNHSYLDHQFFSRQSQVDFSLTPSINYYENPEFSTSHDMLWAKVQALYRYIHYIREQLERLEPGSSSEFRERQPSLLVWSGGKTDLIELIYALFASGYLNHGTSDIITICKAFEDIFNIKLANPYKTYSNIKARKGDRTKFLNLLIMLLETKMNKDDD from the coding sequence TTGCAAAAGCTGGTGGACCGGGAAGATTTTGAGGATAGCCAATCGGAAATTGATTTTTTCAAAAACATCAAACCCTACCCGATGAGCTACCTTATCTATTTCACTGAGGTACGTTCTTGCGAGCTCTTATTGCCCAAAGCAGGGAACTCTCATAAAGTGCGATTTCTGAAAAAAGAAATCAAGAAAATCAATAAGTTCTTTTCAACGAATAACGGATTTGTTCATTATATGGAACAAAACCATAGTTATCTGGATCACCAGTTCTTTAGCCGTCAGAGTCAGGTGGACTTTTCCCTTACCCCTTCCATTAATTATTACGAAAATCCTGAGTTTTCTACCAGTCATGATATGCTTTGGGCCAAAGTACAGGCACTGTATCGTTACATCCATTATATCCGTGAACAATTAGAGCGGTTAGAGCCCGGCAGTAGTTCTGAATTTAGAGAACGACAACCCAGTCTTTTAGTCTGGTCAGGCGGAAAAACTGATTTAATTGAGCTTATATATGCCTTGTTTGCCAGCGGATATTTAAACCACGGAACATCAGACATTATTACCATTTGCAAGGCTTTTGAGGATATTTTTAATATCAAGCTGGCTAATCCCTATAAAACCTACTCCAATATTAAAGCTCGAAAAGGCGACCGCACTAAATTCTTAAACCTGTTAATAATGTTGCTTGAGACCAAAATGAATAAGGATGATGATTAA
- a CDS encoding helix-turn-helix domain-containing protein, with product MPTSIITTDDLREFKMELLDDIKKLLAQQKSGRIKKYLKSAEVMDLLKVSPGTLQNLRINGTLPYTKIGGLIYYEMDEIQKVMEENRVHHLEY from the coding sequence ATGCCTACATCAATTATTACCACCGACGATTTAAGAGAATTTAAAATGGAACTGCTGGATGACATTAAAAAACTGCTTGCCCAGCAAAAGTCAGGAAGGATTAAAAAGTACCTGAAATCTGCTGAAGTTATGGATCTTCTCAAGGTAAGTCCTGGAACGCTTCAAAACTTAAGAATAAACGGTACGTTGCCTTATACCAAAATAGGTGGGCTCATTTATTACGAGATGGATGAAATCCAAAAAGTAATGGAAGAGAATCGTGTGCATCATTTAGAATACTAA